The proteins below come from a single Desulfovibrio litoralis DSM 11393 genomic window:
- a CDS encoding TIGR00269 family protein yields MKCTACKEKAVVSLPSHHAGFCEPCFLRFFTNQVEKGIRQHKLFTHNDKILVALSGGKDSLALMLELKALGYNITGLHIDLGIPNSSVQARSIVENFCQLHSLPLIIKELKDENLMIPFIKKRLNRPICSACGKIKRHFFNKIAIENGYDVLATGHNLDDEVARLTSNTLRWDKAYLSDQGPSLPAENGFSKKVKPLWRLSEFETANYAFLKKIDHHISTCPYSRGASFTKLKYFWFNLEEESPGRKIDFYQGFLERGRPAFQTDEQNTTKLTACTKCGYPTSVELCSICRIKELVNSEPNK; encoded by the coding sequence ATGAAATGTACAGCCTGTAAAGAAAAAGCCGTTGTCTCTCTTCCTAGTCATCATGCCGGTTTTTGTGAACCTTGTTTTTTACGCTTTTTTACTAATCAAGTAGAAAAAGGTATAAGACAACACAAACTTTTTACTCATAATGATAAAATTTTAGTAGCATTATCAGGCGGAAAAGACTCTCTTGCTTTAATGTTAGAACTTAAAGCCTTGGGTTATAATATAACCGGGCTTCATATAGACTTGGGGATTCCAAATTCTTCCGTTCAAGCTCGCAGTATTGTGGAAAACTTTTGTCAATTACACTCGCTTCCGCTCATTATAAAAGAATTAAAAGATGAAAATTTAATGATTCCTTTTATAAAAAAACGCCTAAACCGACCTATTTGTTCCGCTTGTGGAAAAATTAAAAGACATTTTTTTAATAAAATCGCTATCGAAAACGGTTATGATGTTTTGGCAACGGGACATAATTTAGATGATGAAGTCGCCAGATTAACCAGCAACACTCTACGTTGGGATAAAGCTTATTTATCAGACCAAGGTCCGAGCCTACCTGCTGAAAATGGTTTTTCTAAAAAAGTTAAACCACTTTGGCGTTTATCTGAGTTTGAAACTGCAAATTATGCTTTTTTAAAAAAAATAGATCATCATATCAGTACTTGCCCTTATAGTCGTGGTGCGAGTTTTACAAAATTAAAATATTTTTGGTTTAACCTTGAAGAAGAAAGCCCCGGGCGTAAAATTGATTTTTATCAAGGTTTTTTAGAGCGTGGTCGCCCTGCCTTTCAAACTGATGAACAAAATACGACCAAGCTAACAGCCTGCACAAAATGCGGTTATCCAACTTCGGTGGAGTTATGCAGTATTTGCAGAATTAAA